The region GTCGTCGTGAGGTCGCTGCTCGGCCTGGTCGAGGCGCAGCCGAAGTCGGCCCGCCTGAAGGTCCAGCACGACGAGGAGTTCCTCAACCTCGCCCGTGCGGCCCGCATGGAGATCCACGCGGCCATGGGCAGCCTCAGGCGGCTGGACGCGTTCGAGCAGGCACTGACCGGCATGGTCGAGTCGAAGAACGGGGGCCAGGGATGAGTACCCCCGACAAGACCCCGGTGGCGCTGGATGCGGATGCGGTCGACCTGGTCGTGCAGATCCTCGCCGACGTGCTGAAGGCCGAGGAGAACGGCACCTACGTGCGGCACACCTACCGCCGCATCGGGGAGCTGGAGCGCGGCATCTCCACGGCCCTGACGGTCATCACCCACCTCGGCCGGCCGGAGGTCGAGCGGTGAGCGGCACGGCTACGACGGTGCGGCGCCCGACCGAGGGGGCGGCCATGGCGGGCGGCAAGTACGCCCGCCCCTTGCCCCCGCTGCCCACCCTGTTCGAGGGCCTGAAGACCGCCCGGGCCATGCACGACCGCTACGGCGTCCGCCTCTTCCAGGCAGCCATCCAGCGGTCCGTGGGCCGGACGATGGGCGGTGCCCGGTGAGCGGGGCGCGGCGGCATCCGGTGACCGGCAAGAAGGACTGGCTGCACAGCAAGGCACGGGCGATGGTCCGCGTCTACGTCGCCGAGCGGGACGGGGCCCGCTGCCACTACTGCCGGACCCCGTTCCCCGAGGATCTGGTCGGGGCGACGCTCGACCACTACGTCCCGTACAGCCTGTGGCCGATGAGCAAGCCACGGAACCTCGTGCTCGCCTGCGCCCCGTGCAACAACGCCAAGGCCGATGCGCTGCCGCTGACGCTGGCGTGGCTGCTGCTGACCGCCGACCAAGCCCTGTACGCCCCCGCGGCCTGACGGTTACCCGATCCGCCCGACCTTGCACTCCGGGCGGTGAGGGGGGCTTTCAGACCCCACCGCCGACTGGCGGGCCCGCCCCCGGGGCCTAGCGGGGACGGTACCGCCAGCCGACAACCTCTAGCCCCGCCCCAGGGAGGCACCCCCGGGGCGGGCCGGAACCACCTCTGCTGAGGAGAGGAACCATGAGCATCATCCTCGAAAAGCCCGCTCTGAGCGAGCCGGGCATGGTCCATATCAACGTGCCGGTGCCGGTCAACCGCGACATGCTCGCCTATGCCCTCGCCGACACCGACGACGGCAGCTGGGGCCCCCTGGACGGCTTGCCGGTGGAGTTCATCCGCGACTACGTCGGGGTGACCCTCGCGGGCCGCGGGATGCTGATGCTGGATCAGTACTCGCATCTGGTGTGGCGGGACACCGAGTGTGATCCGTCCCTGCGGGCCTACGTCGAGTCGGCGTTCCGGGCCATCGACCGCGCCTACCCCGAGCTGGCCCCGGCGGTGACGGCATGAGCTGGCAGGAGAAGGTCCCGAACCCGGAGCGGTACGCCCCGGGTAGCCCTTGGTCCACGCACGAATGGGGCGACGACCCGTTCTGGGGCGACTCGTGCTCGTTCTGCGTGACGTGCGGAACGCCCTCGTTCAAGGACGAGGCGCACGAGCCCTGCCAGGGCCCCGGCGCGGCGGCGAACCACTCGATGCCCTCCGCTGTCCTCGTCCGCCCCAAGGCTGGGATGCGGGCGGTGACGGCATGAGCGGCATTCTGATCGACGAGTGGACGAGCCGCACGGCGTCCATGCTGCAGGCCGCCCTGCGCATGACGAACGACCGGTTCGCCGAGCACCTCGGCGTCTCCGTCCGCACGGTCTCCCGGTGGAACGTACAGCCCGACTTGGTGCTGAAGAAGGAGACGCAGGAGATCCTCGAGACCGCTTACGAGCGGGCTCCCGAGAAGGCGCGCGCCCGGTTCGCGTTGAACTTCCCGCCCCCGGTCGAGCCCCCGCCGCCCCCCGCCTCGGTGCCCAACGTGGTCGTGGAGCTGGCCGTTCTGCAGACCCGCATGGAGCAGCTGCAGACCCAGCTCGACCAGCTCGCCGCGGCGCAGCGGGAGATGACGCTGCTGCGGGTCCGCATGGAGAGCCTGTCCCGGCTGGCTGAGGTAACGGGAGGCGCGTCGTGAGTGGCGTGGTCATCGATCAGTGGACGGGGCGCACGGCCAGCCTCTTGCAGGCCGCGTTCCGCATGACGAACGAGGGCTTCGCGGAGTACCTGGGGGTGGCCGTTCGCACGGTTGCCGCCTGGAACGTGGGCCCGCACATCAAGCCGCGGTCGGAGATGCAGCGGCTGCTCGACACCGCCTACGAGAAGGCGGACGAGACGACGCGGTCGCGGTTCGCGCGGAACTTCGCTCCGGTCGAGCAGCCGGCCCCGGCGATGTCGAAGGAAGCCGATCGGATCGTGTCGGCGATGGCTGGCGAGATGACCATGCTGCAGGCCCGCGTGGACGTTCTGCAGCAGCAGGTGGCCCGGCTGTCGCGGGCTGTGTCGTAGCAGGTCGCATCCCAACGACCCCTCTGCTTCGCGGGGTGGTCCGGACCCTCCTTCCATGGGGCCCGGCACACCCCGGAGCGGGGTGCATCACCGCCCCGCGAGAGGGCCGTTGGGAGGGTCGTTGTTGCAGCGCGAATCCCTAATGCCCCCCCGTCTGCGAGAGGGGTCCGCGAGGCCCGCATCGCGGCAGCGTGCTACCGATCTATCCCCTCGTTCCGGGGGCCCGTGGGAGGGCCCGGAACCGTTGACGGTAAAGGGCTCCGACACCCTCACGGCCCTTGGGGGGAAAGGGCCGCAGCCGTCCCGGGAACGACGGCTCAACCAGCCTCGGCGACCACGCCGTGAGGGCGCCGCATCGACCGCGGCCCGAGGCACGCACCACCCACCCGACACCACCCATCGAAGGGACACCCATGACCGACACCCAGACCCCCGCCCCTGCCGTCACCGCCGAGCAGTCCACCAACTGGCCGACCGCCGCCTTCCAGCTCGCCCGGGTCGAGATCTGCGCCGGCTATCAGCTCGCCGTGGTCGACACCACCCCCACCGCCGGGCATCTGGACGCCGCGCTGCGGCACCTGCGGGCCGCCGCCGACAGCGTCGGCAAGGAGGACACGGCCCGCATCCTGAGTGCTCTCCGCGCGGTCAACAAGGAGCTGTACCGCATCGCCCGCGGAGTCGGGCACAACACCGTGATCTGACCCGGCCCTTCCGTCCCCCACGGGGAGCCCGTGGGGGAGCGGTGGGGCCGGACAGTCCGACCCGGGATGGAGAGCACCGTGAAGAACCCGTTCAAGCGCACCTCGACCGAGGATGTCGCCGACGTCTGCGAGAGGGCCGCCAGCGGCACCGACGACCCGGAGACGGCCGAGCAGTACCGGCTCGGCGCCCAGCTGGCGCAGCAGGGCCTGGTGCCCCCGCACATCAAGGGATCCACCGCCGGCGGCAAGAAGTCCCGCCGCCGAGGCTGACCTTGACCACCCAAGGGCCGCCGTTCGGGCCCGCCCCCGACTCCACCGGGGACGGTACCGGCCGGCGGCCCTTCGGCGTGCTGGCGCGCGGACAGATGGTCAGGCTGACCACCTGTCGACGGCGCCCGCCTCGTGCGCGTCACCTCGTTTCTGTTAGAAACAAGGACTGTCCCGTGCGCGCACGTGCGCGCGTAGCACGCCGAACGTTCACCTGTCACGGGGCGAGTGAACGAGTGAATGAACGCCGCCAGGCAGCCCGGCAGGGACCCGGTACAGGCCCGGCGCGACCCCGGCAACTACCCGGCGCGACCCCGGCAACTGTTCCATCTGGAACAGTTCGCCGCCGGGTGCTCGCCGGGGTTCTGCCGGGTGCAAACCGGGCAGCCGCCGGGGTTCTGCCACCCGTCTAGACCCCGGCTATGGCCCGCCTGGGACCCGTCTTGGGCCCGTCTACGAGCGAGCGGCCCACCATGATCTAGACGGGTCATAGTCGGCCGTTAGCCGGGCTGTAGACGGGTGACAAGACGGGGCATTCCGGGTGCTCAGGCCCCTGCTCAGCCCTGCTCAAAGCTGCTCCGTCGCAGGTCGCGCCTGCTCAAGGCGCTGCTCAGCGCCTGCTCAACCTCAGCTCTGAGCAGGGCTTGAGCAGGGGGTTGAGCAGGGCTGGCCTGCGGAAACGTCGCCTTGAGCAGGCTTGAGCAGGGGGATGATCAGGGCATTACGGTCACGGAATGGGGTGCTCGCGGGGTGCTCGGCCCTGCTCCGCTGCAGGTCGGAGGGTGCTCGGAGGGGTGCTCGCGGGGTGCTCGCCGATCTTGCCGAGCAGTGGCCGAGCAGGCACCGAGCAGGAAGACGCACCGCTGCGACCTGCAACCGAGCAGCAGGCTTGATCATCGAGCAGGGGCGAGAGCAGTAGGTTCATGCCGTTTTGCACCCCGGACGCCTACCCGGACAGAGGGTGGACACGACCCGGGCCATGTCCGGGCACTGTCCGGGTGACATACAGGGGCAAAGCCGGATCACGTCCGGGGTACTGTCCGGGGTGAAACGGACAGTACCCCGGGGTACCGGGTCACGGGTCTGACCAGGATGGTCACAGGGGTCACGGCGGGTGTGACCCCGCC is a window of Streptomyces violaceusniger Tu 4113 DNA encoding:
- a CDS encoding HNH endonuclease yields the protein MSGARRHPVTGKKDWLHSKARAMVRVYVAERDGARCHYCRTPFPEDLVGATLDHYVPYSLWPMSKPRNLVLACAPCNNAKADALPLTLAWLLLTADQALYAPAA